In one window of Syngnathus typhle isolate RoL2023-S1 ecotype Sweden linkage group LG7, RoL_Styp_1.0, whole genome shotgun sequence DNA:
- the LOC133157651 gene encoding filamin-C-like isoform X4, whose product MSNNYGEEPQYYQAADFGGEEDDEIPATEKDLAEDAPWKKIQQNTFTRWCNEHLKCVNKNIGDLQRDFSDGLKLIWLLEVLSQKKMYRKYHNRPNFRQMKLENVSVALEFLDREHIKLVSIDSKAIVDGNLKLILGLIWTLILHYSISMPMWDDEDDEEAKKLTPKQRLLGWIQNKVPQLPINNFNRDWRDGKALGALVDNCAPGLCPDWAEWDPKQPVENAREAMQQADDWLGVPQVIAPEEIVDPDVDEHSVMTYLSQFPKAKLKPGAPLKPKQLFPHKAKAYGPGIEPQGNKVLHPAVFTVETLEAGSGEVLVFVEDPEGHKEEAKVKPNKDKNRSYTVTYVPKVEGLHKVKVLFAGQDIDKSPYAVNVAKDMGDPSKVHARGPGLERTGNVANKPTYFDIYTAGAGNGDIAVVIADPQGKIDTVEIILENKGDSVFRCTYRPVTEGPHAIRVLFGGHEIPKSPFPVNIAEAINPNACRATGRGLQPKGVRVKEVADFKVFTKGAGSGTLNVSVKGPTGAQEQVNVRDVGNGVYECEYYPLKPGKYTVGITWGGQPIPRSPFEVEVGPEAGFQKVRAWGPGLRTGMVGKSADFVVEAVGTDVGTLGFSIEGPSQAKIECDDKGDGSCDVRYWPTEPGDYAVHVVCDDEDIKDSPFMAHILPAANDTFPEKVKAFGPGLQPTGVTVNKPTEFTIDARVAGKGPLTIYAQDAEGCAIDIKISDKGDATYLCTYTPAKPIKHTIIIAWSGVNVPNSPFRVLVGEGCHPDRVKVYGPGVEKTGLKANEPTYFTVDCGQAGQGDISIGIKCAPGVVGPAEADIDFDIIKNDNDTFTVKYTPPAAGRYTIMVLFADQEIPISPFKVKVEPSHDAGKVKAEGPGLNKTGVEVGTPTHFTIYTKGAGKARPEVRFAASGPGEAVRDFEIIDNHDYSYTVKYTALQQGNMAITVTHGGDPIPQSPFHITVSPQLDIGKVKVEGLDTKVEVGRDQEFTVNAKGAGGQGNVGVKMTSPNGRPIPCKLESDKAKGVHGVKYIPPEEGQYKVDVSYDGNPVMGSPFGLEAVMPADPSKVRAFGPGLQGGVVGKPAPFTIDTKGAGAGGLGLTVEGPCEAKIECQDNGDGTCSVAYLPTEAGEYAINILFADKHVPGSPFKAAVRPAFDPSKVTASGPGLERAKAGETATFTVDCTRAGEAELTVEIVSDSGVKAEVRIQKTAEGTFSVTYIPPFHGAHTVTIKYGGRAIPHFPKVLQVEPSVDTSGVHVYGPGVEPRGVLREVTTHFIVDARALTKVGGNHVKARIVNPSGTTTDGYVTDKGDGTYRVEYTPFEDGTHLIEVLVYDVPVPKSPFRVLVAEGCDPTRVRAYGPGLEGGITNKPNCFTVETRGAGTGGLGLTIEGASEAKISCKDNKDGSCSVEYVPFTPGDYDVNINYGGHPIPGSPFKVPVKDPVDPSKVKCSGPGLGSGVRAHIPQTFTVDCTRAGQAALDVKVFGPTGTTEPMGVKNNGDGTHTVHYTPAQDGPYTVAVKYAEQEVPHSPFKVTSQPGHDASKVRASGPGLDSKGVSASLPVEFTIDARDAGEGLLTVQILDPEGKPKNASIQDNRDGTYTVSYVPDSIGPYTITIKYGGDEIPYSPYRIQSNPTGDASKCRLTVSIGGHGVSGLQKLQTSEDTVITVDAKAAGKGKVTCKVLTPQGMELDMDVVENRDGTFDIYYTAPEPGKYVITIRFGGQNIPKSPFHVVASNEPVAPRDTVDPLFRPVNFLVPFTPQQGEISGEVRMPSGKTARPHITDNKDGTITIKYQPTERGLHEMDIKYEGNHIPGSPLQFFVDAVNSGAVSAYGPGLSYGMVNKAATFTVVTKNAGEGGLSLAVEGPSKAEITCKDNKDGTCTVSYLPTAPGDYSIIVKFDNKHIPGSPFVAKITGDDSITRTSQLNVGTSADVSLKITETDLSSLSASIRAPSGNEEPCLLKRLPNRHLGISFTPKEVGEHEVSVRKNGVHVANSPFKIMVGQSEIGEASRVKAFGKGLVEAHTSETAEFFVDTRNAGYGGLALSIEGPSKVDINCEDMEDGTCKVTYCPTEPGNYTVNIKFAEKHIPGSPFTVKVTGEGRMKESITRKRQASSIASVGSTCGLNLKIPGNWFQTVSAQERLTRTFTRSSHTYTRTERTEISKTRGGETKREVRVEESTQVGGGGSPFRDVFGDFLGRESLSSFAGVAARPEGEMGSQAMTAQVTSPGGKTADADIVDGGNSTYSVRFVPQEMGAHTVNVKYRGQHVPGSPFQFTVGPMGEGGAHKVRAGGPGLERGVAAAPSEFSIWTREAGAGGLSIAVEGPSKAEISFEDRKDGSCGVSYIVKEPGDYEVSIKFNNEHIPDSPFIVPIATLSDEARRLTFSSLQEKDLKVNQEASFMVQRNGARGVVDAKVHTPSGSSEECYVTELDGDKTAVRFIPRENGVHSIDVKFNGCHIPGSPFNVRMGDPGLIGDPGMVTAHGPGLLGGITGAPSDFVVNTCNAGPGTLSVNIDGPSKVKMDCCECPEGYKVTYIPMAPGNYLITIKYGGPQHIVGSPFKAKVTGARLSGGHSLHETSSVLVETVTKSSKVGGGAFASASSKLTSDAGKVVCRGTGLSRATVGQKNNFTVDCGKAGSNMLMVGVHGPHAPCEEVYVKHMGNKLYNVTYTVKDKGSYTLIVKWGDDNVPGSPYKVAAS is encoded by the exons ATGAGCAACAACTACGGCGAGGAGCCGCAGTACTACCAGGCCGCCGACTTTGGCGGCGAGGAGGACGACGAGATCCCGGCCACCGAGAAGGACCTGGCCGAGGATGCGCCGTGGAAGAAGATCCAGCAGAACACCTTCACCCGCTGGTGCAACGAGCACCTCAAGTGCGTCAACAAGAACATCGGCGACCTGCAACGCGACTTCAGCGACGGCCTGAAGCTCATTTGGCTGCTGGAAGTCCTGAGCCAGAAGAAGATGTATCGCAAGTACCACAACAGGCCCAACTTCCGGCAGATGAAGCTGGAAAATGTCTCGGTGGCACTGGAGTTTCTGGACCGGGAGCACATCAAGCTGGTGTCCATCG ACAGCAAAGCCATTGTTGACGGGAATCTCAAGCTGATCCTGGGTCTCATCTGGACTCTGATCCTGCACTACTCCATCTCCATGCCCATGTGggacgacgaggacgacgaggagGCCAAGAAGCTGACGCCCAAGCAGCGTCTGCTGGGCTGGATCCAGAACAAAGTGCCCCAGCTGCCCATCAACAACTTCAACCGGGACTGGAGGGATGGCAAAGCCCTCGGGGCCTTGGTGGACAACTGCGCTCCGG GTTTGTGTCCCGACTGGGCCGAGTGGGACCCCAAGCAGCCCGTGGAGAACGCCAGAGAAGCCATGCAGCAGGCCGACGATTGGTTGGGTGTGCCTCAG GTGATCGCGCCTGAGGAGATCGTGGATCCAGATGTGGACGAGCACTCGGTGATGACCTACCTGTCGCAGTTCCCCAAAGCCAAGCTCAAGCCAGGCGCTCCTCTCAAACCCAAACAGCTTTTCCCTCACAAGGCCAAAGCCTATGGACCAG GTATCGAGCCTCAGGGTAACAAGGTGCTTCACCCTGCCGTGTTCACCGTGGAGACTCTGGAAGCCGGCAGCGGCGAGGTCCTGGTCTTTGTGGAGGATCCCGAGGGACACAAAGAAGAG GCTAAAGTGAAACCCAACAAGGACAAAAACAGAAGCTACACTGTCACTTATGTTCCTAAAGTTGAGGGTCTGCACAAG GTCAAGGTGTTATTTGCGGGTCAGGACATTGACAAGAGCCCCTATGCGGTGAACGTGGCAAAAGACATGGGCGACCCCAGTAAAGTCCACGCCAGGGGGCCCGGTCTGGAGCGCACCGGGAACGTGGCCAACAAACCCACCTACTTTGACATTTACACAGCCG GCGCTGGCAACGGCGACATCGCCGTGGTTATTGCCGACCCTCAAGGCAAAATAGACACCGTGGAGATCATTCTGGAGAACAAAGGCGACAGCGTGTTCCGATGCACTTATCGCCCCGTGACCGAGGGTCCGCACGCCATCCGCGTGCTGTTCGGAGGCCACGAGATCCCAAAGAGCCCGTTCCCCGTCAACATCGCCGAAG CCATCAATCCAAACGCCTGCAGAGCCACAGGTCGAGGACTCCAGCCCAAGggtgtgagagtgaaggaggttGCAGACTTCAAAGTTTTCACCAAGGGCGCCGGCAGTGGAACATTGAACGTCTCGGTCAAAGGGCCCA CCGGAGCGCAGGAGCAAGTCAACGTGCGAGATGTCGGAAACGGCGTGTACGAGTGCGAGTATTACCCCCTCAAGCCGGGTAAATACACAGTCGGCATTACCTGGGGAGGCCAGCCCATCCCCCGCAG CCCCTTTGAAGTGGAGGTGGGACCCGAGGCCGGTTTCCAGAAGGTGAGGGCCTGGGGTCCCGGTCTGAGGACGGGGATGGTGGGAAAATCGGCCGACTTTGTGGTAGAGGCCGTCGGCACAGATGTCGGGACGCTGG GCTTCTCCATCGAAGGACCCTCTCAGGCTAAGATCGAGTGCGACGACAAGGGCGACGGCTCCTGCGACGTCCGCTACTGGCCCACCGAACCCGGCGACTACGCCGTCCATGTGGTTTGCGACGACGAGGACATCAAGGACAGCCCCTTCATGGCCCACATCCTGCCCGCTGCTAACGACACCTTCCCCGAGAAG GTGAAAGCGTTCGGGCCGGGCCTGCAGCCAACTGGTGTGACGGTGAACAAACCCACCGAATTCACCATCGATGCCCGCGTGGCCGGGAAGGGTCCGCTCACCATCTACGCCCAG GATGCCGAAGGCTGCGCCATCGACATCAAAATCAGCGACAAGGGCGACGCCACGTATCTGTGCACGTACACTCCTGCCAAGCccattaaacacaccatcatcatcGCCTGGAGCGGCGTCAACGTGCCCAACAGCCCCTTCAGG GTGCTGGTCGGCGAGGGTTGTCATCCAGACAGGGTCAAGGTCTACGGGCCCGGAGTGGAGAAGACGGGCCTCAAGGCTAACGAGCCCACATACTTCACCGTGGACTGCGGCCAGGCCGGCCAAG GCGACATCAGCATTGGAATCAAGTGCGCCCCGGGGGTGGTTGGCCCTGCCGAGGCGGACATCGACTTTGACATCATCAAGAATGACAATGACACCTTTACTGTCAAGTACACGCCCCCAGCGGCGGGTCGCTACACCATCATGGTGCTCTTTGCTGACCAA GAAATTCCCATCAGTccgttcaaagtcaaagtggagCCCTCTCACGATGCTGGCAAGGTGAAAGCCGAGGGGCCCGGACTCAACAAGACAG GAGTGGAGGTGGGCACGCCCACCCACTTCACTATCTACACAAAGGGTGCGGGCAAAGCCAGGCCCGAGGTGCGCTTCGCGGCCTCGGGCCCAGGGGAGGCGGTCCGTGACTTTGAGATCATCGATAACCACGATTACTCCTACACGGTCAAGTACACCGCTCTTCAAcag GGCAACATGGCCATCACGGTCACCCACGGAGGCGACCCCATCCCGCAGAGTCCCTTCCATATCACAGTCTCACCGCAGCTGGATATCGGAAAAGTCAAAGTGGAGGGATTGGACACGA AAGTGGAAGTGGGAAGGGACCAGGAATTCACAGTGAACGCCAAGGGTGCCGGCGGGCAGGGCAACGTAGGCGTGAAGATGACCTCGCCCAACGGCCGACCCATCCCGTGCAAGCTGGAGTCGGACAAAGCCAAAGGCGTTCACGGCGTGAAGTACATCCCCCCGGAGGAGGGGCAGTACAAGGTGGATGTCAGCTATGACGGAAACCCCGTCATGGGAAGCCCCTTCGGGCTGGAAGCCGTGATGCCCGCTGACCCCTCAAAG GTCCGAGCTTTCGGCCCCGGTCTTCAGGGCGGCGTGGTGGGCAAACCGGCTCCGTTCACTATCGACACCAAAGGAGCGGGTGCCGGCGGGCTGGGCCTAACGGTGGAGGGTCCCTGCGAGGCCAAAATCGAGTGCCAAGACAACGGCGACGGCACGTGCTCGGTCGCCTACCTGCCCACCGAGGCCGGCGAGTACGCCATCAACATCCTGTTCGCCGACAAGCACGTTCCGGGCTCCCCTTTCAAGGCGGCGGTACGACCGGCCTTCGACCCCAGCAAGGTCACGGCCAGCGGCCCCGGGCTGGAAAGAGCCAAGGCAGGGGAGACGGCCACCTTCACTGTGGACTGCACACGGGCCGGCGAGGCAGAGCTCACCGTCGAGATCGTATCGGACAGCGGGGTGAAGGCCGAGGTGCGCATCCAGAAAACGGCAGAGGGAACTTTCTCCGTCACCTACATCCCGCCGTTCCACGGCGCGCACACCGTTACCATCAAGTACGGAGGCCGCGCGATCCCCCACTTCCCCAAGGTTCTGCAGGTGGAGCCTTCAGTGGACACCAGCGGGGTGCACGTCTACGGGCCAGGAGTGGAGCCGAGAG GCGTCCTGCGAGAGGTCACGACCCACTTCATCGTGGACGCCCGCGCTCTCACCAAGGTCGGAGGCAATCACGTGAAGGCTCGCATCGTCAACCCTTCGGGCACCACCACGGATGGCTACGTCACCGACAAGGGCGACGGCACCTACAGAGTGGAGTACACGCCCTTTGAGGACG GCACGCATCTGATTGAGGTCCTAGTCTATGACGTGCCCGTACCCAAAAGTCCCTTCAGAGTGTTAGTGGCGGAGGGATGCGATCCCACCCGGGTCAGGGCCTATGGACCGGGCCTGGAGGGAGGAATCACTAACAAGCCCAACTGCTTCACGGTGGAGACCAG GGGTGCCGGGACCGGAGGTCTGGGCCTAACCATCGAGGGTGCGTCCGAGGCCAAAATCTCTTGCAAAGACAACAAAGACGGAAGCTGCAGCGTGGAGTACGTCCCCTTCACGCCCGGAGACTACGATGTCAACATCAACTACGGCGGTCACCCCATCCCGGGCAGTCCCTTCAAAGTGCCCGTCAAAGACCCCGTGGACCCCAGCAAGGTCAAGTGCTCCGGTCCCGGCCTGGGTTCCGGCGTTAGAGCGCACATCCCTCAAACCTTCACGGTGGACTGCACTCGGGCCGGGCAGGCTGCGCTGGATGTCAAAGTGTTTGGACCGACAG GTACCACGGAGCCAATGGGTGTCAAAAACAATGGTGACGGCACCCACACTGTTCACTACACCCCAGCTCAGGACGGACCCTACACCGTGGCAGTCAAATATGCAGAGCAGGAAGTCCCGCATAG TCCATTCAAGGTCACGTCTCAGCCCGGGCACGACGCCAGCAAGGTGCGAGCCAGCGGCCCCGGTCTGGACAGCAAAGGCGTGTCCGCCAGCCTTCCCGTAGAGTTCACCATTGACGCTCGCGATGCCGGCGAGGGGCTGCTCACTGTGCAGATTCTG GACCCGGAGGGCAAGCCGAAGAACGCCAGCATCCAGGACAACAGGGACGGCACCTACACCGTGTCCTACGTCCCCGACTCCATCGGCCCGTACACCATCACCATCAAATACGGAGGGGATGAAATTCCGTACTCGCCCTACAGGATTCAGTCTAATCCCACGGGAGATGCCAGCAAGTGTCGCCTCACAG tgtCAATAGGAGGACACGGCGTAT CGGGCCTTCAGAAGCTGCAGACCTCAGAGGACACGGTCATCACGGTGGATGCCAAGGCCGCCGGCAAGGGCAAGGTAACGTGCAAGGTGTTGACGCCGCAAGGGATGGAGCTGGACATGGACGTGGTGGAGAATCGCGACGGCACCTTCGACATTTACTACACGGCCCCTGAACCCGGCAAATACGTCATCACCATTCGCTTTGGAGGCCAAAACATCCCCAAGAGCCCCTTCCACGTGGTG GCCTCAAACGAGCCGGTTGCCCCTCGCGACACGGTGGACCCTCTCTTCAGGCCGGTCAACTTCCTGGTGCCTTTCACGCCGCAGCAAGGAGAAATATCAG GCGAGGTCCGGATGCCCTCGGGCAAGACGGCCAGGCCGCATATCACCGACAATAAAGACGGCACCATCACCATCAAGTACCAACCCACCGAGAGAGGCCTGCACGAGATGGACATCAAATATGAAGGCAACCACATTCCAG GAAGCCCTCTGCAGTTCTTTGTGGACGCCGTGAACAGTGGAGCGGTGTCGGCCTACGGTCCCGGCCTGAGTTACGGCATGGTCAACAAAGCCGCCACCTTCACCGTGGTCACCAAGAACGCGGGCGAAG GCGGTCTCTCCCTGGCAGTGGAGGGCCCATCTAAGGCAGAGATCACCTGCAAGGACAACAAAGACGGCACCTGCACCGTGTCCTATCTTCCCACGGCGCCCGGAGACTACAGCATCATTGTCAAGTTTGACAACAAGCACATTCCCGGCAGCCCCTTTGTCGCCAAGATCACCG GCGACGACAGCATTACCCGCACGTCTCAGCTGAACGTGGGCACGTCCGCCGACGTTTCGCTCAAGATCACCGAAACGGACCTGAGCTCTCTCAGCGCCAGCATTCGAGCGCCCTCGGGCAACGAGGAACCCTGCCTGCTCAAGAGGCTGCCCAACAGACATCTCG GTATCTCATTCACCCCGAAAGAGGTGGGCGAGCATGAAGTGAGCGTGAGGAAGAACGGCGTACACGTCGCCAACAGCCCCTTCAAGATCATGGTCGGCCAATCGGAGATCGGCGAGGCCAGCCGGGTCAAAGCCTTCGGCAAAGGCCTGGTGGAGGCGCACACGTCTGAGACGGCCGAATTCTTTGTGGACACCAGGAACGCCG GTTACGGCGGGCTGGCGTTGTCCATCGAGGGTCCCAGCAAAGTGGATATCAACTGCGAAGATATGGAGGACGGGACGTGCAAGGTGACCTACTGTCCGACAGAGCCCGGAAATTACACGGTTAACATCAAGTTTGCCGAAAAGCACATCCCAG GAAGTCCGTTCACAGTGAAGGTGACCGGCGAAGGGAGGATGAAGGAGAGCATAACCAGAAAGAGGCAGGCGTCCTCCATCGCTTCGGTGGGCAGCACCTGCGGACTCAACCTGAAGATTCCAG GAAACTGGTTCCAGACGGTGTCGGCCCAAGAGAGGCTCACCCGGACGTTCACCCGCAGCAGCCACACGTACACGCGCACCGAGCGCACCGAGATCAGCAAAACCCGTGGCGGCGAGACCAAGCGGGAAGTTCGGGTGGAGGAGAGCACTCAGGTGGGCGGAGGGGGCAGCCCCTTCAGAGACGTCTTTGGAGACTTCCTGGGCCGGGAGAGCCTGAGCAGCTTCGCCGGCGTCGCGGCCAGACCCGAAG GCGAGATGGGCTCGCAGGCCATGACGGCCCAGGTGACCAGCCCCGGGGGCAAGACGGCGGACGCCGACATCGTGGACGGAGGAAACAGCACGTACAGCGTGCGCTTCGTCCCCCAGGAGATGGGCGCGCACACCGTCAACGTCAAGTACCGAGGCCAGCACGTCCCCGGGAGCCCCTTCCAGTTTACCGTGGGGCCCATGGGGGAGGGAGGCGCGCACAAGGTCCGGGCGGGAGGCCCCGGCCTGGAAAGAGGCGTGGCCGCAGCACCTT CTGAATTTAGCATCTGGACTAGAGAGGCCGGCGCCGGGGGCTTGTCCATTGCCGTGGAAGGGCCCAGCAAGGCGGAAATCTCCTTTGAGGACAGAAAGGACGGCTCCTGCGGCGTCTCTTATATCGTCAAAGAACCCG GTGACTACGAGGTGTCGATTAAGTTCAACAACGAGCACATCCCCGACAGCCCGTTCATCGTTCCCATCGCGACCCTGTCGGACGAAGCCCGCAGGCTCACGTTCAGCAGCCTGCAG GAGAAGGATTTGAAGGTGAACCAAGAAGCCTCGTTCATGGTGCAGCGCAACGGCGCTCGCGGCGTGGTGGACGCCAAAGTCCACACCCCCTCCGGCAGCTCCGAGGAGTGTTACGTCACCGAGCTGGATGGCG ACAAGACCGCCGTCCGCTTCATTCCCCGCGAAAACGGCGTCCACTCCATCGACGTCAAGTTCAACGGCTGCCACATTCCGGGAAGCCCCTTCAACGTGCGGATGGGAGATCCCGGACTGATCGGGGATCCGGGCATGGTTACGGCGCACGGCCCCGGCCTGCTGGGCGGAATCACCG GCGCGCCCTCCGACTTTGTGGTCAACACGTGCAACGCCGGGCCGGGCACGCTGTCGGTGAACATCGACGGCCCGTCCAAGGTCAAGATGGACTGCTGCGAGTGTCCCGAAGGCTACAAAGTCACCTACATCCCCATGGCGCCCGGCAACTATCTCATCACCATCAAGTACGGCGGGCCGCAGCACATTGTCGGGAGCCCCTTCAAAGCTAAAGTCACAG GCGCCCGCCTGTCAGGCGGACACAGCCTGCACGAGACCTCGTCCGTCCTGGTGGAAACGGTCACCAAGTCGTCCAAAGTGGGCGGCGGGGCTTTCGCCTCCGCCTCCTCCAAGCTGACGTCTGACGCCGGCAAGGTGGTCTGCCGCGGGACGGGCCTGAGCAGGGCCACGGTGGGGCAGAAAAACAATTTCACAGTCGACTGCGGCAAGGCAG GCAGCAACATGCTGATGGTGGGCGTGCACGGGCCTCACGCTCCGTGCGAGGAGGTCTACGTCAAGCACATGGGCAACAAGCTCTACAACGTCACCTACACCGTCAAGGACAAGGGCAGCTACACGCTCATCGTCAAATGGGGAGACGACAACGTCCCCGGCAGCCCCTACAAAGTGGCCGCGTCCTAA